The window GGCCTGCAACATAAGTTTCTCCATCAGCAGATTTATCATATAATATCTCTCTGCATCCCCACCGAAGATGAAACCTGTCCAGCAGAAAAGAAGATTCCAACTGATATAGGAGAAATTTAAGAACAAAATAAGCCATGATCGTCAAAATTGCCATGTAAAACTCTTATGTCCAAAGTACCTTCCCCCCTTGTCAATAATATACTTTCTGATGGGGCCACTCAAGTAAACATCTGGAGAACCCTTAAGCATGCGAAGCAGGGATGCCTCGGTCTTAGTGGCAAACAACGTGAATATAGTGAGCATACAACGAGCACTGATATTGTCACAGTCAATGAACCCAAGAGCATACGCGACAGGATCCCACATTCTCTGGATACTTGTGCGTGTGCCACCTTTGGACATGAACCAATCTGAGAAGCTTATCTGTAAGAAACAAGTAAAATTTGAAATTAAAACAATTGTGCAAAAAATAACTACGAATTTTATAGCAAGAAAAACAAGTTTCACAAGGTACAAATTTTGTAACAGATTAAGGATCTTTGATTCTTACACTATCTAAATCCCGTACATCGCTCAATGCTCCATCTGGATCAACCAGAGCCTTGACGACTGGACTCAATGCAAGAGCCAATGCATTTCTGGCTTTATCATAAGTCTGCACTTACAAAGTATTATAAAGTTAAAGCATCAACAGAAACCTGGACAAGCTGTGTTTACCATATAAATCACTTCAAATAAGTATACTAAATGATAGCAAGAGTATACTAAATGTTAGCAAGAATCACAACACATGCAATGTCTTCCTGATTCACGGTGGAACCAGAACTTCAGTTTCTCTCAGCTTATCTAATTCCTAAATATAAGCAAGTAATTGGGAAGCATGTACAGAAATGAGCCATGACAAAAATGATGCTTGCAGTAATGTCAGGTCAGTGGCAATGCAAATATTTACCTTGATCTGATTTGTAGATAAAAACGCAAGAATTCCATGTATGGGAGCTCCAATTGGAAACCGAAAATCAAGTTCTGTGATGGAAAATTAATCAAATATCAGATTCCTTTGCAATGATCAATCCATAAATATAAGGTGGCTTACTAAATAGGCAGGAAGGATTCGAACAAGAGAACACTTATGATCACTCTCAAGACAAAATTTGAATAAAAAAAAAAGAAAAAAAAGATCAAGCATCAAAGCGTACCGCCAATTTGACCCCCTTTGTTAACAAAAGTGTGAGTATGATCCTTCACAAGTAGATTTTCTTCTGCGCCCACCTGTTTAATTGAAGATTTAAGAAAGTTGTCAGAGACAACATCATAAGAATAACACATTTATTAATTTATATATGGATATTCCCAGAATATCATGCATATGAAAAGTTATAGGATCATGAACACACAATATAAGTTCACCTTTTTCATTAATCTGAAAAGATTACTGTAACAACCAAAGAAAACGTGGAGTCCCATTTCAATGTGATTTCCACGTTTATCAACAAAAGAGCCCACTTTTCCACCAATGAAAGGCCTAGACTCGTAGATATCCACCTGAAAGAATACATGTAATTGGTGGAAGAGACAATCAGTCCTCATACAAGTTTAACTTACAGAATAAGATGAAGTGAGCTTACTGAAGCACTTCAGTCAAGATTTCCCATTTAAACATATAATTCCTATGTTGAAGCGATAAAGGTAAATCAAAGTAACACACAATTCAGACATAAATGTGAGCAGACACAGGACTATAAATTAAATTGGCCAAACCTCATGGCCTTGATCCAAAAGCTCAACAGCTGTTGACATGCCTGCAAGCCCAGCTCCAATAATAGCCACTTTTAGCTTCGGCCCTCGATAGTGTTCAGGTTCAGGTGGAAACAAACCTTTGGGAGCTGACAGATTCAACAAACATCTTAGTATGCTTAAGTAGCAGCTCAAACAGATAACTTGTTTACTTATTGCTGACCATACTATATACTCCGATCCCTTTGATCATTTCAACCTAAAAAATTAGTCTTTCATACTATCCAGAGTTGTATTCTGAAACTAAAAGAGTTCTGATTAACCCAATTGTAACTCGTTTGTTTTAATTGTTCATGAAAATGCTCTAACAGAAAGCAACACTCCAATAGTTCACCATATTTTGAAATCAGAACCAACACACACTGCTCTATATTGGTACTTCAAAAGTAATGAAATTGAATCCCAATAGGGAACAACTAAGTACTCCATGTCAAACTAATCACAAATTCAACTAAGAAACTGCAACCTCATCACAATTTTCATCACAATTCTCCAAAACAAAGAAACCCAGAACTCCAAATACACTAAAAATCAATAACAAGACGTATGTCTCTACCAATGAAGTACAGAAAGATCAAAACTTTACTGTAACCAAAAAACCAAAGATGCAAACTTTACCATTTACACTCATGTCAGACACATTTGTGTCAAGAGAGGATCGAACACTGATGGAGGAGGACCTCTGGGACCTCACCGGAGCCACCAGGCATCGACTGGTTAATGGAGCAACCGGTAAGAGCACCCAAGAAGCCATAGCAGAAAGTTCTGAACTTCAAAACTGAGCTATCTTCTCTTCTCTTTCTCTCTGAGCACAACTTGGTCTGTGGAGAGAGAAGGAGAGGGTGGATTGAAAAGGGTCTTATTAACTAAGAGAAGTGGTATCAGAAGCATAGGAGATGCTGAGGGTGAGAATTTGTCACGTAACTGAAACAATGTGAGGAACCCAACAAGTTTTATATATAGGTCTGCTTATATATAATTTAGGGACCCACACCATTGTTTAGGTTTGGAATCTGTTGGAGGAAATTTGGGAAAGAAGGATAGAGTGGGGGGAGACATTGGGGAAGTGGATGGCGCTGCTTCTGCTTCATTTGCTCTATAATGTGATTAGGCATTTAGGCCGGTAACGATAATGCGCCACCAAAACACTGATCATCAGTCACTGATGAAGCCTCAACTCAAAAGTCAATTATCAGTTTACTATAGTTTATGCATCTATCATGTTCTTAGTCCAATCTCAACGAGACATCTCACCTATATTTAGATTAGCGTAATTCCAAGTCGTTACTGATTTCAACGTTGTTTATTGAGATATGCAACGGTGAAAATCTATACATATTTATGTAGAGATCTATATTATGTGGTGTAGCAATTGTCTAAATTGCAGTTGAGAGTAGTTTTATGACAAAACAATTTAGTTTGTGACAGTTTTTTTATAGATGAAACTACCTACAATATGCTATATATATATGTTTGTTAGTCCCTTTTATGCACATCTGATTCTCATATTTAGTCTCATTACTAAGAGAACATAAAGGTGAAATAAGAAGAATGCTCAATGGATAATCAAAGTGGTTCTGGTAAATTTCTGAGTTCATGTTCATATGTTCATGTTTTAGGATAGATATAGTGTTTACAATCTTAAGTACAATTGACATATAAACATTGAATGTTTAAGTTTACATGTATTGATCTAGTATGGATTTATAAAGAAATTGAGTTTATGATAAAGAAAGCTTACACATAAACACAAACTACACAAAAGATGAGTGAATTGCGCCGGTGTATTTTTCAGCACATTTTATGTTTTTTTTTTTCAAATGAAATTCTTCTTCTGGTAAAACCTCATGAAAATGATAATTAAGAACTTTTTTTTTTTCCATCACCCATCACCTGGTAAACTAATCTTCCACGAGGCGAGGGCACATCTCTACTTTAAGGCGGTGGTTTTAAATTGATTGTGCCACTTTCATGATAATAAAGTTAACTCGAATTTTTAGCCCACTCGAATCGGTAGAAGCCCAACAAGTTAACAATATTCTTGGTTTTCAATCTTTGGTTAGTTACTAGCTATATACACGTTGATTATTATAAGTGTCTTCTATCTAATTACAAGTGTTCTCAAATAGGTTCGATGTGCATGAACATTTGGTGGCTGATGATAATGCAAATATTTACAACTTCGACGTTGATGCTCCACTGCTTCTGGGCGGCCGGTGATCATAACCAAAATCCAAGTCCAAGTTCACATTTGGTGGCGGATGATAATGCGAACCATGAGCCATCAGGACATTGCGTAATCTTATTGGCACCTTAGCATGAATCAAACTATGGAACAGTACTCAGCAGCCAAGCTCTGTTCTTTGGATTGACTGAAGGGGACTTTGATCAATGATCAGCAGCAGCCTCCGTACGCATCTGATATCTGGTCGAAAATTTGAAATTGATTTTCTTAACGTGCGTGAACCATTGTTAGTTTAGAGTTACGATTGTTATTTGTAACAAGGTGAAACTTAAATATCTTGAGTCATCACTTATAAATAAAATAGACAGTATCGGTGCAGTGGTGATCCATGGGCCACACTTGTTCCTGTTCTACCCTGTTCTAGTGTCTTTCTCACCATATTTCACTTGTTTGTTAGTCAAGCGTACACCTTATTCTTGCAAATTATCAATGTGATTGAAACTAGGTGTTGAACAAGAAATGGGGTTTCTATCTTGCAAAGGAAAGGTAAGAATATTGAAGCTTTGATGGATTTGAATTGTGAGTGTCTCCTTAAATCCTTCCCCTCTAATTCCTTGCTGTAGATCTGTAATACATGCCAATGATCAGGAAGCTCTTAAGCAAGACGCTGTGAAAGTTGGCAGGCAACATCAGCCCCTTTTAGGCCTCAAACTTGTCATTGTTTTTCACAAAAACCAATTGGTGGAGAGATTCAAATCATTTTGGATAGCGACTACTATGAGGTGGTCGATTGGTTGAAAATTACAGATCGAGTAGTGGCCTCAGAAGTTACCAATCTGCAAAAAGTGGTCCGTTCATCTA of the Fragaria vesca subsp. vesca linkage group LG6, FraVesHawaii_1.0, whole genome shotgun sequence genome contains:
- the LOC101296114 gene encoding zeta-carotene desaturase, chloroplastic/chromoplastic-like, with the protein product MASWVLLPVAPLTSRCLVAPVRSQRSSSISVRSSLDTNVSDMSVNAPKGLFPPEPEHYRGPKLKVAIIGAGLAGMSTAVELLDQGHEVDIYESRPFIGGKVGSFVDKRGNHIEMGLHVFFGCYSNLFRLMKKVGAEENLLVKDHTHTFVNKGGQIGELDFRFPIGAPIHGILAFLSTNQIKTYDKARNALALALSPVVKALVDPDGALSDVRDLDSISFSDWFMSKGGTRTSIQRMWDPVAYALGFIDCDNISARCMLTIFTLFATKTEASLLRMLKGSPDVYLSGPIRKYIIDKGGRFHLRWGCREILYDKSADGETYVAGLAMSKATNKQTVKADAYVAACDVPGIKRLLPSQWREWEFFNNIYELVGVPVVTVQLRYDGWVTEMQDLERSRQLKQALGLDNLLYTPDADFSCFADLALTSPEDYYIEGQGSLLQCVLTPGDPYMPLPNEEIIAKVTKQVLTLFPSSQGLEVTWSSVVKIGQSLYREGPGKDPFRPDQKTPVKNFFLAGSYTKQDYIDSMEGATLSGRRASAYICNAGEDLVELRKKLASQEGYTKAANTTDELSLV